The DNA segment TATTCTCAAAGAGAAACTCCTCGTTAACTCCTCTAGTCGCTGCCCAGTTGAACCGCTCTGCCTCTCGCACCCTCCTGCATTTTGTTGAACAAACTACTGAGCTAGTTCTATCGACCCTCCCATAACATAGCCTGAGAATTCAAATGTATGACCAAAATACTAATTCAAATGAGATGCAAAGTTGCACAGACTTTCTTATATCTTCTGGCAACAGTCTATGGCTCATCCACTGCTCCACGTCACGCCGTCTCAGCATCATTTCCATCCTCCTAAAAAAAGACAAGCACAAATCATCAATCTCACTTGGTGGAtcaaatgttttttcttttgaaacatAATTGATGGAGTAGGCTTACCTTCGATCAAGAGCTTGAAGGAAGTTGTGCATATTACCAATGAGCCTCGCAAAAAGCAAAAGGCCTAGTCCAGTGATGCCCATTGTAAAGAAAACCTCCCCCACTGAGTAACTTGGTGATAGGTTTCCAGCAAGCGTGCTTATTTGCTTACAGAGTTGCACAAACAGTTTTACATTAGTCAAGAGTGATTTAAGAGACTACATAGTTTGAACATCAGTTAACCTAATAGAGCCTAAGTTACCTGGAATCCCCAAAACAGTGAGTAACTGAATCGTGTGAAGATACTAGAATGACTAGTAAGATTGACTGCCTTCGCATATATGCCATACGAAAAGCCACTCTCTTGAAAACAAGCATTGACACTGTCACTATCTCTCCAGCGAGCTCGTAGTGACGCAGATGCGTAGATGTTCCCACGAGCACAATCTATAAGGTTCCTACGTTCATCCACCGAGTTATTCCAAGCCGCATACAACAGACACTTTTTTACtctctggaaaaaaaaaacaaaaagagagagagagaagaatcaGTAAAACTACTCGGAGTTGTGAAAACATACATAAAGTATTTCTTAAGAAACTGACTTATATACCTCAATTCCTGAAAAATACCAGCAAGATCCAACAGCATGACCAGCAAGCATGAAGGTTAGAAGATTAATAACAAAGCTTGCCCAAGCCGACTCAAATATGAAGCCTGTCGGTGTTTGGCcagcaagaagaggaagaagcctATATAACTTTGGAATGTATTGTACTATAAATGTGCTGCGTATAATGTTTCTCTCAAATCCTGCTGTGGATGTGCCTAAGTGTGCTGGTAATATCGATAATGTCATTATCTGAAACACAAAGGTGAAATATAATGTAAGAAAAAGAAACATCTCCGAGTTGACAATACTCAAAGAAACATTTCAAGGGCTGAGAGTACAAAACCTGTGGAATGGGTAACACTATGAACAAGTCAAGAAAAAATTTGCCTCGCAAGTAATTGCGAGCAATTTTTCTTGGATGATCAACTAACTGGCCAGCACCAACTATTCTAGACTCAGGAGCTACATAGGCCATTCGAAACTGCGACAAATATGGCAAGAagaataattaaagaaaatcaTTTCTTACACAAGAGACAAGAACAAAGGAGACACACCTGAAGCAGAATGTTAATGAAGAATATAAGATCAAACATACTTCTAAGAGACACCAGTACGGTAGTCTTAGGCCAATCAATCTCTATACATTTGTTGTCCTGCAGTAATCTTAAActcatgaaaaaaatatacagtCAAACAAGAGACTGatagaggaagaggaaggaagCATACATGTCGGATTAATAAGAGGAAGACGAAGGTGGGATCTATAAAAATAGCCATCAAGCATGAAAAGGCTAAGAATCTAGTCCAGACTTGAACGAATTTGGAATGAGGATTCATGATTCCAGGCACGCATCTACGAACACAGGAAGCAAATCGCTTAGCCCAACCTCTAGCATCATCATACAGAACAGTGTggaactaaaaagaaaaaataacattcatATCAGTTATGTCTAACACTTACTTGGTCCTCAAGTTAAGTAGAAGCATtaatatacatacatacatacccTAGAGTCAGAAACTTTGGAAGTATGAAAATTAGCAGATTGGTGGCTGTAGTAAGAAGGACAAGTGGTACAGTAAGGTTCATTACACATCCCTAGTTGTCCAGATTTCAAGATATTTGCATTTTCCAATACGGATTCGTCTTCAGATCGAACATCAACGGTAGAGGAGGAATCAGGAGGTTCAATAGAAGGAGGAAAGTGAGACTCAGGTCTGGGAGTAGAGTAAAGAGGACCAGGTGGTCTTCTCTGTGTTCGAATTGGGACTGTGTAGCCCAAAGCCACCTTTGAGTTGTCACATCCATCAATGTAATAAGTTGAATTTGAGAGGGAAACGCTACGGTTCTTGAAATTGAAAGCCCTGGTGTGAGCACGAGATGTTGCTTCTGGAATGGAAACTTGGTCGTTTTCGTTTGGGGAAGTCATTCTCCAAGATCAAGAACGAGAAGCTGAATACCCCCAAAAGCCTAGGGTAAGCGTGAGAAAGAAGCAAAACAATGAAAGAGAAGACAGAGACTGAGTT comes from the Brassica rapa cultivar Chiifu-401-42 chromosome A01, CAAS_Brap_v3.01, whole genome shotgun sequence genome and includes:
- the LOC103839086 gene encoding putative cyclic nucleotide-gated ion channel 19 produces the protein MTSPNENDQVSIPEATSRAHTRAFNFKNRSVSLSNSTYYIDGCDNSKVALGYTVPIRTQRRPPGPLYSTPRPESHFPPSIEPPDSSSTVDVRSEDESVLENANILKSGQLGMCNEPYCTTCPSYYSHQSANFHTSKVSDSRFHTVLYDDARGWAKRFASCVRRCVPGIMNPHSKFVQVWTRFLAFSCLMAIFIDPTFVFLLLIRHDNKCIEIDWPKTTVLVSLRSMFDLIFFINILLQFRMAYVAPESRIVGAGQLVDHPRKIARNYLRGKFFLDLFIVLPIPQIMTLSILPAHLGTSTAGFERNIIRSTFIVQYIPKLYRLLPLLAGQTPTGFIFESAWASFVINLLTFMLAGHAVGSCWYFSGIERVKKCLLYAAWNNSVDERRNLIDCARGNIYASASLRARWRDSDSVNACFQESGFSYGIYAKAVNLTSHSSIFTRFSYSLFWGFQQISTLAGNLSPSYSVGEVFFTMGITGLGLLLFARLIGNMHNFLQALDRRRMEMMLRRRDVEQWMSHRLLPEDIRKRVREAERFNWAATRGVNEEFLFENMPEDLLRDIKRHLFKFLKKVRIFSLMDESILDSIRERLKQRTYISSSTVLHRRGLVEKMVFIVRGEMESIGQDGSVLLLSEGDVCGEELLTWCLERSSVNPDGRSIKLPLKGLVSNRSVRCVTNVEAFSLSVADLEDVTSLFSRFLRSHRVLGAIRYESPYWRLRAATQIQVAWRYRRRRLHRLYTAQSTSRR